The window TGGCAAGGCATGGAGAGCATCAGTGGGCCGGTCTGAGGCTGACACAGGTGGAAACAGAGGCAGGGAGTCGTATGCTATCGTTCACTCTGACATGACAGAAATAACCCAACCTTCAgactcagagaagggagagagcatgGGAGGGGCTCATGAATGCTGcctgggggagaggtggggaggtgcCAGGGTGCCATCAAAGCTGGAAACAGGACGGTGGAGACCGAGGTAAGGAAAAGAGGGATTCAAGGAATCCTATGAAGGTATTAGTGTGAAATGCAGTCACAAAAACATGAGCCATCCTAAATGCCAAAGTCATGAATACAACAAATTTTGAGAGCAGAGAAAACAGACCAAATAGAGATACACAGTAAATATAAGAAGTGCggtataaatatagaaatataaaaactagACACACCTTAGATCATATTATTAATAAATCTGAACTCACTACTAAAAGAAAACTATCTTCAGATTGAATCACAAAGCAAAACCCAGCTGTGTGGTTTCTAAGAGCTTATCCTTAAATGATCAGAGGTGCGAGGGCTACACCAACAGACATGCTCGACTGAGAGTAGGAATTGTGATTTTTACACCAGGGGAAGGAAAATTAAGGCTCAGAACCCTTCAGAGAGACCAAGAAGGTCAtttggggtcggggtgggggaccCTGGGGGCACCTGTCCAGCATTAAAGGCCatcccagggcctgggctggtCCACTGCAGCTTGATTTGCTCAGTGATGTTCAGGTTTACAGCTCTCTATATGTATAGCCCCTTTAGGTAGGAAGTCTTATTACTGGCCAGCTGCTATACAGTATTACTAGGTAATCACTGCAATTGCCAGACAGAAACTATCTagctctttgtctctcttttttcccctggaaATGTCTAATTGTGCCAAGAAATTTCTGGTAAGGTTCCCAGGAACCTCACAGTCAAGTCTTCTAAAAAGCCGACTCCTTTCAGGAAGCAATACACTTGTTCAATGCTCTCTAGCCCATGAAGGCTTAGCATTTGCTTCGAGTCCTCGAAACTGCCAGCAGCAAACGACCACAGTACTTTTCAGCCTGTGACACCCAGTCTGTGCTGCCCCAGAAGGCCAAGGTGGAAGCAGCTGGGCTAAGGGTTGGTTCTCTCCTCAGGGTGGCCGCTGAGGGGCAAACCCAGAACCAACAGGACTGGGCAATGGGCCACACTATGCCTCCATCCACACACCTGGGACTCCGTCCCAGGAAGCCTGACACAAATGGGGCCAAGCCCAAAGCCTTCCAGTTCCTCAGCGAAAAGGTCGCCCATTCTTCCTTTAGTCAGAGAGTCCCCTCAGCATGTTAGGGGAAACCCAAGGCCACTCGGGGGGGTCACTGCTGCTGCAGCACTGAGGCTGGTGCCATTCGGGGGAGCTGGTGCAAGGATTACAGGACTGCAGAGACATTTGGGGCTTTCAGAGAACAGCCGAGTGTCTGGTAATGGAAAAGGCAAGTCAACAGCACTGGGAGCTCAGGGGAGATAACCAAGCGGCTGGAAACTCCATAAGCAAAGCCCAGGGGAGAACAAGTGGTGGGGACTCGGTATGGGTTGTGTTCACATCTGGGTCATTACATCCCACACAGCATCACAGGGTCTGCTCAGGAACCCAAGCAGAAAGGATGTTGATAAAGGGAAGCAGATGGAGGGGTCTTTGGAGCAGATGATGAAGAAGCCCCAACCAAGCTCCAGAAACTCCAGGGCGGGGCCCCCGGGCAGAGCTGGTATTCACGCCCTGCTGCCAGGTGTGCACCATCTGCCCTCGTGTCCGCCTATAACGGCTTcgcctcctctcccacctcccggCCTGGCTTGGGCATCTCTCGCTGGCACCTCCCAATGGCACACTCTTACCTGGTCCCATACGGGAAACACAGGTGGAGgctaaggagagaggaggaggtggtgaagACGCCGAGTTGACATCCAGGCCCCTCACAGGGCACAGGGGATGACCTACAGGTGAACCAGTGCAACagagggggtgtggagggaggtGACCAGACAGCACCTGCGCCCTCCTCTGGGGACCTACAGAGATTTCATCGCCTGAGGGCTGGAGCTCCTCTCATCTAGATCTTACCAGGCAGGAGACTGCAGCCAGGGATGCTAATTACAGTGGATTTGCTAAGGATTCTTCCTTCAACTCCACAGTTATACACGTTTACCCAAAATATCTTCTTAATCTCTGAAATGGTACAGTAAGCAGAATTAAAACATTCTTGATAAGTGAAAGATatgcacacaaagaaacacaaatgaaagaaaaacaagtggcACCAACTAGCTTCCAACCACTGTCCCTGTGATGAGTCCCCCAGTAATGTGACTCCACAGATCAGGATCTGGCATGTCTGGGTTCTGAAAGCACACGGTCCACAGTGTCCCAAGGCTCTGCACCTGCACATAAGACTCAGGATGGCGCCACTGACTACACAGGCAAGGCGAGACACTTCACACCTTAGTACTGGAGTAAAAGCAGTGGAAATTAAGAACATGTGCTTACTTACagattttcattgcttttattgaGCTTACTATAAAATTACTTCTTTTCCTAAATTTCCTACTTCATGTCTTAATATACCATGGAAGAAGTATTTTCAGCTAAAAGAGGAACTTTTTAATTAAGATGTTGTAATGACCAAGAAAGCAACACACAGGCTAATTCAATTAATGTAATTCCAAGAAATTACACAAAGgcctttgtttttccaaagatgcacagagaaaggaagagtcagtGTGTCTGCTTTTTCAAGGTGTTCATAAACTCTGCCTGGTGCAACGTCCTTGTAACTTACATTTAATCGGCAACGTCCTTGTAACTTACATTTAATCGGCCTCTTCCTGAGGGTCTACTGGACCAGGAAGACAGGCAGTAAAGGACCAGGTTCTCGGGTAGAAACAGCGTGGTCTGGGTGCCCAGGCTTGTCTGGGCTGCGATGGGGAGCGGTGCGGACTTGGGCCAGCcacccctccctgagcctccggGTCTCAGCTGTAGAACGAGGGGCAGGACCAGATGCCACCTGAGGGAGCTTCTGGTGCAGCTGCCTGATCGATGGGCTCCCCTCGTCTGGGGCCTGAAAGTCCTGCCCTCTGAGCAGTCCCCACTTTCCATCCCAGCCTCACTTTCACTCAAGAACATAAGATGGAGCAAAGCAAGAGGATGGAGAACAGGCAAGTCTTCCTGATCCACAGGCAAAAATCAAGGATGTGGTTTTAGGGGCTCTTTTATCGAAAAAGACTTTTCGGAAGCTTGTGACTGTAATGAGAAGCAACCAATGTATTTTAGAGTAGGGGGAACCTGGCCTTGGAAGCAGGAAAACAcagtcacctgggaagctttggaACCAGCGTGGGTATCTGCCGGGCGCAGTAGGTGCTGACAGAGGCCTCCACGTGGAGGGGGTGCTTTTCCGGCCTCACCTCCGCTTCCTTCCACTGCTGGTTAAAAATTGCAGACACAGGGGTACAGAGGTGACCAaatcctgccccttcccccattGCTTAACTGGAGAGATCTTCATACAGTGAggcattttcccccaaatctggTCAGTATGAGGATGGGGAACCCAGAAGAGAGGCCCCCAACCCTGTATGAAGGAGGCGACAAAGTCTTCCTGCTTTGGTCTCACATTGGTCCACGGCCTTCAGTTTCCCCCAGTTCCCAACACCCTCTCCCGGCCTGGCCTACTCCTGTGGCTCAGACTGGGCTTTGGCATGTGCTTCCCTTGGAATCATCACAAGCCCATTCCTCTGACAATTCCTGCCTCGGCTCCCACAGGCTCTGGCTTCCAGTCCAATGCTGGCTCCCACGCTCGGGCCTCTCTGCAGCCCAGCAGGCTCGCCGACCTCCCACCTAGCGTGTTTGCACACGGACCACCAGGCTGAGAGGTGCGagccccctccttcctgcctcctctaGGATGTCAGGAGATGCCCTAAGCTGGGACGTGCCCCTCTCCATATGCTGTGAAGTCAGCTGGTTTCTAGACAAAGGGTGAGAAAGTGGCCTTTTTCAAGTCAGATGACGCAGCACCAAGGAGCAGTTCTGTGAGACTTACACCAATGGTGTCCTGCGGCTAAGGCCTGGCATCTATGCCTCAGAGCTTCCCACAAGTTCATGCCTTCACTCCTTTGGAAGACACTCGAGCACCAATCAGAGGGAACCATGGCAGAACCTGTGGTCACTCCACCCCGAAGCTTGGCACCCAGGTTCCCAGTGGCAAGAATGCTTTTCaagggatctgacctctgacATGTAGTGCTTATGTATGGTCTTGGGCTACACCCTGGTGCTTTCAGGGccactgttttctcatttatcaataaagagcttaaaatgagtaaatttcaaatggcttttagcaatgaaatatttttttcaaactgatTTCTCTACCAATccccagtaaaaaacaaaaacaaaaacaaaagacagacaCGCAGTAGTGGTTGCCTACAGCTGGAggtgagaatggggagtgactgcaaaTGAGCAGGAGGGAGCTTTTGGGGGGATGGACATGTTCCAAAATTAGATTGTGCTGATGATTGTTGAACTCTGTGTAAATACactaaaattcattgaattgtatgtttaaaatgagtgaatattATGTAACATACATGAACAAAGAAGtttaaaacaacccaatcaaaaaagggtctgaagacctaaatagaactttctccaaagaagatatacagatggccaataggcacatgaaaaggtgttcaacattgctaattattagagaaatgcaaatcaaaactacaatgaggcaccacctcacaccagtcagaatggccatcattaaaaggtctacaaataggaattccctggtggtccagtggttaggactcagtgcttccactgtaggaggcacaggtttgatctaagatcccacgtgccatgcggCACAgcgcccccccaccaaaaaaaaagtctacaagtaacaaatgctggagaggatgtggagaaaagggaaccctcctacactgatggtgggaatgtaaactgatgcagccactatggaaaacagtatgcagtttcctcaaaaaactgaaaatagagttaccatatgatccagcaatcccactatcccactcctgggcgtatatctgaataaaactgtaattcaaaaagatacatgcacccctatgtgcatagcagcactattcacaatagccaagacatggaagcaacctaaatgtccatcaacagatgaatggatgtggtacacatatacaatggaatattactcagccacaaaaaagaatgaaataatgccatttgcagcaacatggatggaccaagagattatcatactaagcaaagtatgtcagaaagagacaaataccatatgatatcacttatatgtggaatctaaaatatgacacaaatgaacttatctacgaaacagaaacagactcagagacgtagagaacagacttgtggttgccaagggggaaggggcgtAGGGAACGGATGGATTGGGAggttgagattagcagatgcaaactattatacatagaatggataaacaacaaggtcctactgtagagcacagggaactctattcaatatcctatgatatgccataatggaaaagactatgaaaaagaatatgtatgtatatatatatatatatgtataactgaatcactttgctgtacagaagttaacacaacattgtaaatcaactatatttcaataaaaattttgaaaaactgatagaaacaaagaacagatggatggttaccagaggcagggactGGGGGGCTGGTGAAATggttgaaggtggtcaaaaggtgtaAACTTCCAATTCTAAAAGAAATAAGTCCTGaggatgtgatgtacagcatggtgactatataaTCAACACTGCTGTATGGTGTACTTGAGAGgtgctaagaaagtaaatcctaaaagttcttattacagggaaaaaaattttgggtaactatatgaggtaataaatgttaactaaacttactgtggtgaccattttgcaatatatacatatgtcaagtAGTTatcctgtacaccttaaacttatacagtgttgtacctcaattacatttcaataaaaccagaaggaaaaatggttttaaaaaagaggatGTTAAAAGATaagctataggggcttccctggtggcgcagtggttgagaatctgcctgctaatgcaggggacacgggttcgagccctggtctgggaggatcccacatgccgcggagcaactaggcccgtgagccacaactactgagcctgcgcgtctggagcctgtgctccgcaacaagagagtccacgatagtgagaggcccgcgcaccgcgatgaagagtggcccccacttgccacaactagagaaagccctcgcacagaaacgaagacccaacacagcaaaaattaattaattcattaattaattaactcctacccccaacattaaaaaaaaaatagataagctatagactgggagaaaatatttgcaaaccacgtatcttacaaaggacttgtatctgggatatacataaaaagatctcaaaactcaacagtaaagaagtagttcaattagaaaaaaacatgaaccagaagatggcaaataaacacatgaaatcaatatcattatGGAATATCATTAGGGAAGtgccaattaaaaccacaacgagatatggttaaaataaaaagtgataacCCAAATGCTGAcaatgatgtggagaaagtggatCACTGATACAttcctggtggggatgtaaaatgataGGGCCACTCTAGAAGAGTATGGCagattcttacaaaactaaatatgcaCTTGACCATAGAACCATGGATTCCtactaagcaataaaaaggaataaactattgattTATGCAACAAATTAAACAGTCCTCAAGGGaattatgcaaattaaaactaaaagccaGATCAGAACATTCTACACTATCTGTTTCCATTcatgtatttttgaaataataaaattatatagatgaagaagagaatagtggttgccaggggttgtggatggagataCTATAAAAAAGTAGCATGAAGGATCCGTATAACAGAACTGTTCTATACCTTGGTGGTGGTGTACATGAGTGTACACATGGGATACAACTGcatagaactaaatacacacatAAGTGATTGCatataaaactggggaaatctgaataaggtcaaTGGGTTGTACCAATTCTAATGTCCTATTGTGATACTGTGCTATAGATATTCAACTTTGTACCACTGAAGGAAATTTGGGGAAAGGTATATAGGATGTGTCATTACTTACAACTGCATttatgaatctacaattatctcaaaatgaaaaagttaatttttaaaatctcaatataATCATAGTTAAACACAAAccagaaaagagtaaaaataaactacattgggaaggagacgcaagagggaggagatatggggatatatgtatatgtatagctgattcactttgttataaagcagaaactaacacaccattgtaaagcaattatactccaataaagatgtttaataaattaattaattaattaaatatcaaataaataaactaacttTACTATGAATATTAATCAACTTTTAagtttgtattttctcaattttttgatATGTGGATGAATCACTTTCATTTGGAATCATTAATTGGTCAGATGAAACACAAGATGAGGTTCAGAGGTAATACTGGGCTAAGAGGAAGTGATCCCAGTGTTCAGGCTGGGACGCTAACTCCTTCCTCCTTGAGGCCCACCGTCTTTTCCTTGAGAGCATTTTATAAACCAAAGAGCAGTTACTGGTGGAATGGTGTGATGTCATCAGTGAGTCAGAGCAAGGGCCCCATTGGATCGCTTAGCAACACTTGTCAACAGTCAGTGCTCTTCCCACGTTGGTGTGAGGCTGCACTGTGGGCTAGGGTGAGGGCTTAGGTCTCGAGGGAGCCTCCGGGTGCTTCCTTGGGGTGGGCGTCACTCTTTTCTGTACTAAGGTGAGTCTTGGATCCTGAACTAGGTTCCTCCAAGCTGTCGCAGGGGATGTGGAAGGGATCACCTGTGAACCTCCAGAGGAGTGACTGGGATGCAGTAGGAATACAAAGAGGTCTCGAGTGTGGGGAGAACAGAGAACAGGAGGGGATGTGGGCaaaaggagaacaaaatgaatatgggggaaggaggagagacagtAAAGCGACTCTACAGAGAACTCGACCTTGAGAGCCCCGGGAGCATGTGGGCAGTTTGTCACCCAGGAGGAGCACTGCCCTCAGAGGCGGCAGGCGGCCCTGGCCTTCTGGAGGGGGAACTGCCTCAGTCAGCTTCCAGGGCCATTTCACACAGGCCTGGGCTACTCTGGTCAGACTTTTGCCAGGTTGGATTGCTGTAACTTTATAGTGGTTCACAGGGATATTTAGGCAGAGCCGATGACATAAGCGTGTAAGGTGGCCCAGCTCAACCCTCATGGAAATGTGCCTGAGGCTCAACCGGGGCTGCCACCAGCCTTCTTCCCCTGAGCACCGCTCAGACGCGAGTTCTAATCCCAAGTCCAAAGAGCTCTAGCCACGGTCAAGGAACAAATCCTAGACAAATTAGGTcagcatttcctcatctgtaaacaggcAAGTGACACACCTTACCTCACACCTCCTTGTAAGGACTGAATGAGGGCATCCCAACGCACTAATCAATATCTCAAGTTTACTAAGCAATTACTGGTAGCTAATGTTATTgcccttttaattattattaggtCTCACAAGAAGCAGGTTAAGCGGAAGGAAGTGGCCTGGTCAGAATCAAGTtggtttctttccagtttttggtacCCAGAAAAGACAGGCTATCCCTCTGAGCTCCACATCGGATGCCTCGGAGAGTGATGCAAGTCCACAGGACCCGGCAAAAAAGTCGGATGAAAAGGCCGCTCGTGGCAGGGAAGCCAGGTGTGTGTGGTCATTCACACTTCTCCCTGCtctctgaatgaatgaaggtgaTAGATCATCATGGCTCCAGCATCACTTCTTCTTCCCTGGACTCTTCATGGGTGTGGGTCTGCAGGGCAGGGGAAAGGTGTCCAGGGTGAGACAGGAGGTCACTATCTTGCTCACCTTTGTAGTTATTAAAGACATCGATGACCAGAGAGTTTCACATTTGTCTCCACAGAGGTGCTCCCCAGGCAGAAAGATCCAGGGAAGGAGGCACAGGAGAGCAGTTTTTCCCTGACCAAGAAAGGTAAATATTACTTCAGTGCCTACCCTCCTTTATAGACAGAGTGCAAAGGGGGTGATGGTCATTCTTATCCCTTCAGATGTCACGTGCAACATACTCAAGGTGAGTGAGAAGGGAAGAGCACAGTGTTTCCCAGGTGGGTCCCTCCCGTGATCACACAGGGTCCTTCTTCTCTCCTTGCAGCTGCTCAGGATGGGAGTCCTCTGGCCTCCAGTTCTGCCCCTCCAGAGGCTGTCTCTGAGCAGAGAACCAGGAGGGTGAGaggccagaagaggaagagactgatGGATGTCAAGGGAGGTGTGGTGTCCTCAGCTCCCTTGGCCCTGAAGAGAACATCAGGTACTGCTGAGTAACCACTTGTTGTCTTGTCCTCAGGAGGCAGGGTTCAATCTTCAGGGTGAGCTGCAAGGGCAGACTCGGGGCCTCCCAGGTGGGTCAGGTCTGTGCTCACACAGAGTCTCGTTCCTGCAGCCGCCCAGGACAGCAGCGCCCTGGCCTCCAATCCCACCTCCTCGGAAGTCGTCTCCAAGCTGAAGTCCTGGAAGAAGCGCAGTCAGAGGAGGAACATGTGGACCGTCACTCATGTTGAGGGAACGAAACTCAGGTTCAGCAAGAGAAGATCCAGTTATCGTGCAGAAGACCAAGAGGCCTTCTACCGGCTTCTGGGTCTGTGCTCTGAGCTAGTGGAGGGTCAGGTCCCTTCTACACCGAGGATCCCACAGGCTCCGGGATCATGGCCAAATCTCCCCCTGGGGCTCAGAGCTGGGGGGTGTCCAGATTGCACAGAAGCAGATCGCTCTGTTTCCACAGTTCTACTGCGGTGCTCATGGGTTTTCATCTGAGATGAGTTcttggagggagaaaggaaagcaggACTCATGGTTGAGGGTTCAATTATCAAGACATTTTAGGACACATCAAGGGAGGAATCCCCTGCCCACATTGAGTGCCTCCAGTTAGGATTTTAGAGATGAGTGATGAAAGGACAAACTAGATCTCACTGCCTTTATGCTCAAAGTGGGAGGAGACCCCAAAGATTACAGAAATAAGTTGCTCTCAGCCAGTGACAAATGCAGACAAGGAAAAGGCAATGACACCTAGAGATGGGCTGTGAGCAGGAGTGGGAGAGCTTTGTGACAGATACTCAGGGAAGGTCTGCAGAGAAGGTGATGTCAGGACCAGAGGCAGGACCGAGTGTGGCAGGTTGGGGGATGTCACGGAGCTGACACTGTCCAGTGCAGCACCCACTAGCCACCTGCAGttcttcaaatttaattctacGTGAGTTAAAATAAACTTCTGAAATTCAGTTCCTGGTtctcaccagccacatttcataaGCTCAGTAGCCACACATGGCTAatggctactgtactggacagcaagctacagaatattttcatccaCACAGAAAGCAATGCCCTTCCGGGAGCCAGGCCACctggacaagggtcagggagggcgaaatgatccatgacccctccGTCTTCCCGTCTCGGTAAATGTCATTGTCCGGGGCAAGGTGTGAAAGACAAGGAGGACCTGGCATTCTCAGGGCACCACTGGAAAATGGCACCTCCAGGGACAACTCTAATCCCAGATGAGCCTGCTGGGGCCAGGGGAGGCCAGGTCATTATCAGCAGGAAGTGAAGGGGGTCCAGGAGAAGGAGGGTAGAATGCccagtgcccccccacccccacccagggggGTATGAACTCTCCACTGCCCACATAAGATGCTCCGTTATCAGGTGGGGCAGGAAAGCATTGCACAGTCGCAGTGTGATGAAGTGACAGGGATGTAGTGCCCAGAGGCCAAAGGCCACACCCAACCTTTGGCTCGAGGAACGTTATGTTAAACTTTGAGAACCAGGTCATCTCTCTTCATGAGACACACATACCCAGCCATGTGTTGAAGATGAAATAACAATAGCAAAATCCCTGCCCCAGTTGAGACTCTCTCCCTGGGTCAATGGAAGGAACAGCTTTGTCACTGTTAAGGCTCTGAGCCTTCCTGGGGGAAGAGAGCTGCCTCTACTTCCTGAAACAGAGGAACTGGGAGAAGTttccacttctcctcctccctgtgaAATGTCCCACAGCCCCAGGCTCGCTGCTCCCAGAAGGGCTGCTCCGAGGCCCTCATCACGTCTCCCTTCCTTTACAGAGGACCCTGTTATCCAGAGCTTCTTGAAAGCTGATAGTTTCCTGCAAGTGTCTGACAAGGTACTCACAGCACTAAAATTATGAGGGACCAAGGGGTCTGCagtgtccccacccccagggggTGGGGACGGAGGACAAGGTGTCTGCCTGAGCAGAGGCCCTGGAGAGACCCGCCCTTGGggccagaaaggaagaaaggacacaCTACGGGTGCCCCGGCCCTTGGGCatctcctccctggcctcccgtCAGCTCATCTCCGCATGTCAAAGGGCCATCACACCCTCAGCAAGGCCCACCGTGGGTGGTTTTCCCACCTGGCCTGTGGATGGGGTGGGGCGCAGGGCCCACTCAGGCCACTGGTCCTGCCATCGACCCctggccgcccctcccccgccctgtgTCTTCCCGCAGTACCTGCTCTCCATGGTGGTGGAGTACTTCGGCCGTGTCGGGCTGCCTGGTCACCTCTACAACAGGATCCACTTCTTCCTGGCCCTGTGAGCAATGCCTGAGGGCCCCCAGTGGTGGTTCAAGGCCCTCAAGGGGTCACATGGTCAGAGCAGGGGAAGGCAAGGAGCAAGGTCCTGGGATAATGAACGTAGCCAGGAAGCACCATTTGCTGCCCAGAGACTGAGGGACCCGAGGTAGAAAGTCCCAGGGAAATGGCGACAGCCAGAACCTTGACCTGGGCCCCGCACAGCATGGGCCCAGCAGCCTTGGTGCTGAGGACGGTCCTGCCCTCTGTGGACCTGGGTGCTCCTCCAGGGTGACCTCAGCAGCCTCTCTCCACTGTCTCGCCTGAGTCCttgtgggggccgggaccagcTAGCCCTCTTTTCTGATGGCAGCTACATCGCCTCCGACATGGAGGAGGACAACCCCACGGCCAAGCAGAGCATCTTCCCGTTCCTGCTGGGCAGAGAGCACTGGCAGCACCTCTACAAGAAGTTCCTCCAGCTGAAGGTGGAATTCTTCTGTGCCATGGAGTACCGAGCCTGGGTCACCCGGGAATTGTGTGAGGAGGTCTGTCGGGGATGAGGGCCGGGGAGCGCACCCCagaggtggaggggctgggcccctcCTCCAGGCGCTCACCCTGCTGTGCTTCCCTTTCAGATCCAGGCCCAGAACCCACATCACTGGGTCTGGAGTCGGGTGCGCCCTGGCGCCCCCTAGGTTCCCAAGGAATGGAGCAGCGGCTGCAGGTGCTCCAAGTGAGTACTGGGCCTCCTGGTGGGGACAACCCCACCCCGTGCCCTGCAGTCACCTCCAGGGCTGGTGGTCACGAGGAAGTGCCACTGCATCCCTTAATGCACTGTTAGCCTAGTAAGGGCTCTGCGAACTCCCATGGTACAGAAAGTAATTACTGTGTTTATACAGAAACTCTCCAAATGGATTCAATTATGGAATTATTTACCACGCTATACAAGGTCCCAATTagcatatcaattttttttcttttcctttttttttttt is drawn from Mesoplodon densirostris isolate mMesDen1 chromosome 14, mMesDen1 primary haplotype, whole genome shotgun sequence and contains these coding sequences:
- the LOC132501416 gene encoding speedy protein E4-like gives rise to the protein MEQRLRVLQALASSPMLAPTLGPLCSPAGSPTSHLACLHTDHQAERCHVQHTQAAQDGSPLASSSAPPEAVSEQRTRRSLVPAAAQDSSALASNPTSSEVVSKLKSWKKRSQRRNMWTVTHVEGTKLRFSKRRSSYRAEDQEAFYRLLEDPVIQSFLKADSFLQVSDKYLLSMVVEYFGRVGLPGHLYNRIHFFLALYIASDMEEDNPTAKQSIFPFLLGREHWQHLYKKFLQLKVEFFCAMEYRAWVTRELCEEIQAQNPHHWVWSRVRPGAP